In Cytobacillus oceanisediminis, the following proteins share a genomic window:
- a CDS encoding zinc-finger domain-containing protein, translating to MSRKEIINEVEELMISYCKDCFLHKHHKEDRGRRYAHRFCIKECTVGEKIKSIGSKLS from the coding sequence TTGAGCAGAAAGGAAATTATTAATGAAGTGGAGGAGCTGATGATCAGTTACTGCAAAGACTGCTTTCTTCATAAACATCATAAAGAGGATAGAGGGCGCAGATATGCCCATCGATTTTGCATTAAAGAGTGCACGGTAGGTGAGAAAATTAAATCAATTGGCAGCAAGCTTTCATAA
- a CDS encoding ribonuclease H family protein: MKYKLEWKYKLKGTEDILFTSDWIDGESALQAGEDIEKSGKGKEVIYYDEAGTSWSTKELRKLLMEVEEDPHDITVFFDGGFNKETSQAGLGAVIYFKQGKKKYRVRANELFDEMDNNNEAEYAAIYYTLNLLEEMGVHHMTCEFKGDSQVVLKQLEGEWPCYEENLNRWLDRIEEKIKKLGILPRYRPIPRNENKEADKLAGQALQGKFINSKMQII; this comes from the coding sequence ATGAAATATAAATTGGAATGGAAATATAAACTTAAAGGAACTGAGGATATATTATTTACTTCAGATTGGATTGACGGTGAATCGGCATTGCAGGCTGGAGAAGATATTGAAAAATCAGGGAAGGGCAAAGAAGTAATTTATTATGATGAAGCTGGCACCTCATGGAGCACAAAGGAATTGAGAAAGCTTCTAATGGAAGTGGAAGAGGATCCCCACGATATTACCGTATTTTTTGATGGCGGATTTAATAAAGAAACCAGTCAGGCTGGCCTCGGTGCGGTAATATATTTTAAACAAGGCAAAAAAAAGTACCGTGTGCGGGCAAATGAGCTCTTTGATGAGATGGATAATAATAATGAGGCAGAATATGCGGCCATTTATTACACTCTCAACCTGCTCGAAGAAATGGGCGTTCATCATATGACTTGTGAATTCAAAGGGGATTCCCAGGTAGTATTGAAACAGCTTGAAGGGGAATGGCCATGTTATGAAGAAAATTTAAACCGCTGGCTTGACCGAATTGAAGAAAAAATTAAAAAGCTTGGTATTCTGCCAAGATATAGACCCATTCCGCGCAATGAAAATAAAGAAGCAGATAAATTGGCCGGTCAGGCACTGCAGGGGAAGTTTATTAACAGCAAAATGCAGATAATATAA
- a CDS encoding queuosine precursor transporter: protein MFNEWFGLLFAIINFTLVLAMYRLFGKTGLFVWIGFSTVMANLQVVKTIEMFGLTATLGNAMYGTAFLVTDILNEKYGKEEAKKAVWLGFFTLLSMTLIMQMVLLFKPHETDFAQEPLSTLFSILPRIAAGSLAAYLVSQFTDVYIFTYLKKKFPNDGQFWIRNNGSTMISQLLDTLVFTSIAFLGVFPMEEWIQIFITTYLLKFIVAILDTPFGYIAKRFPVKD from the coding sequence ATGTTTAATGAATGGTTTGGATTGCTCTTTGCAATTATTAATTTCACATTAGTTTTGGCTATGTACCGCCTGTTCGGAAAGACTGGTTTATTCGTGTGGATTGGCTTCTCAACTGTCATGGCCAATCTTCAAGTGGTAAAAACCATTGAAATGTTCGGCCTGACGGCTACTTTAGGAAACGCTATGTACGGTACCGCTTTTCTCGTTACGGATATCCTAAATGAAAAGTACGGAAAAGAAGAAGCAAAAAAAGCTGTATGGCTTGGTTTCTTTACTCTTCTGTCCATGACTCTCATCATGCAGATGGTATTATTATTTAAACCGCATGAAACAGATTTTGCACAGGAACCCCTCAGCACTCTTTTTTCGATTCTGCCGCGGATTGCTGCCGGAAGCCTCGCTGCCTATTTAGTTAGCCAATTTACGGATGTTTATATCTTTACCTATTTAAAAAAGAAATTTCCAAACGATGGCCAATTTTGGATCAGAAATAATGGCAGCACCATGATCAGCCAGCTATTGGATACCCTTGTTTTTACAAGCATTGCCTTCCTCGGTGTATTTCCAATGGAGGAATGGATTCAAATATTCATCACGACTTATTTGCTGAAATTTATAGTAGCTATACTTGATACCCCGTTTGGCTATATTGCTAAACGTTTTCCAGTAAAAGATTAG
- a CDS encoding reverse transcriptase-like protein yields MIEVYIDGASAGNPGPSGAGIFIKNNGQVERYSIALGNMENHEAEYRAFIHALKICIEKGYKTVSFRTDSQLVNRAVEKEFVKNKKFAPLLENALELTRQFDLFFMKWVPSSENKGADELARAAIRKNRTKGQKDNE; encoded by the coding sequence TTGATTGAAGTATATATCGATGGAGCAAGTGCCGGAAACCCAGGTCCCAGCGGTGCAGGCATATTCATTAAAAATAATGGCCAAGTCGAACGCTATTCCATTGCTTTGGGGAATATGGAAAATCACGAAGCCGAATACCGTGCATTTATTCATGCGCTGAAAATATGTATAGAAAAGGGATACAAAACAGTTTCTTTTCGAACGGATTCACAGCTCGTTAACCGGGCCGTTGAAAAGGAATTCGTTAAAAATAAAAAGTTTGCTCCCTTGCTTGAAAATGCTTTGGAGCTTACAAGACAATTTGATTTGTTTTTTATGAAGTGGGTGCCCAGTTCCGAAAACAAAGGAGCAGATGAATTGGCCAGAGCTGCCATTCGCAAAAATAGAACGAAAGGTCAAAAAGATAATGAATAG
- a CDS encoding DMT family transporter yields MNRSVIFADVSLLLVAFVWGTTFVLVQNAIAFLEPFSFNGVRFFMAAFLLGGWLVIFEREQLKEIDKKLLISGVIMGLFLFIGYAFQTIGLLYTTSSKAGFITGLSVVMVPVFSFMLLKNKPGFNAIIGVSIATAGLYLLTMTDKVSLNIGDAYVLICAVGFALHIIFTGKYSSKYPALLLTVIQVGTVALLSVIFAFFTENWQQAFETGVLFKTNVVTALIVTSLFATAIAFFAQTAFQKYTTPTRVALIFAMEPVFAAAAGFMWANERLSFSALTGCLLIFAGMVFAEIPAKKTLSIFRKKAA; encoded by the coding sequence ATGAATAGATCGGTTATATTTGCAGATGTAAGCCTTTTGCTGGTAGCCTTTGTGTGGGGAACCACCTTTGTGCTTGTACAAAACGCCATTGCTTTTCTTGAACCATTTTCTTTTAATGGCGTACGCTTTTTCATGGCCGCTTTCTTGCTGGGAGGGTGGCTTGTGATTTTTGAGAGAGAACAATTAAAGGAAATAGACAAAAAGCTTTTGATTTCCGGAGTTATTATGGGCTTGTTTTTATTTATAGGCTATGCTTTCCAGACAATCGGCCTGCTTTACACAACATCTTCAAAAGCTGGCTTTATTACGGGGTTAAGTGTAGTAATGGTCCCAGTCTTTTCTTTTATGCTTTTAAAAAACAAGCCAGGATTCAATGCCATTATAGGTGTATCAATTGCAACGGCGGGATTGTATTTGCTTACAATGACCGATAAAGTCTCGCTAAATATCGGTGATGCATATGTATTAATTTGTGCTGTCGGTTTTGCACTTCATATTATATTCACAGGGAAATACAGCAGTAAATATCCGGCCCTGCTATTAACGGTTATTCAAGTAGGTACAGTGGCATTACTATCAGTCATTTTTGCGTTTTTCACAGAAAATTGGCAGCAGGCATTTGAAACAGGAGTCTTATTTAAGACCAATGTGGTGACTGCTCTGATTGTAACTTCACTATTTGCTACCGCGATCGCATTTTTTGCACAGACGGCATTTCAAAAATATACAACACCAACAAGAGTAGCCCTGATCTTTGCCATGGAACCTGTGTTTGCAGCCGCTGCTGGATTTATGTGGGCGAATGAGAGACTTTCCTTTAGTGCCCTGACTGGCTGTCTGCTTATTTTCGCAGGAATGGTTTTTGCAGAAATTCCTGCTAAGAAAACCTTATCGATCTTTAGGAAAAAAGCAGCTTAA
- a CDS encoding DUF6123 family protein: protein MKTVEEYLHFLQSKGFQFREDAVGFIYFGKNYTNASDELANAAIELTLKAQKSFDGSFYVSLLETLVSKNITSRREAIKFVKEKAII, encoded by the coding sequence ATGAAGACAGTTGAAGAGTATTTGCACTTTTTGCAAAGTAAAGGTTTTCAATTTCGGGAAGACGCGGTTGGCTTCATTTACTTTGGCAAAAATTATACCAATGCTTCTGACGAGCTTGCCAATGCAGCAATAGAACTTACATTAAAAGCGCAGAAATCTTTTGACGGCAGTTTTTACGTATCTTTGCTTGAAACATTGGTTTCAAAGAATATTACCAGCAGGCGGGAAGCAATAAAATTTGTAAAAGAAAAAGCAATCATTTAA
- a CDS encoding divergent PAP2 family protein, whose product MNKGVYIALLSIGLAQGLKIPIHYVKKGELRPDLFFQTGGMPSSHSAGVSSLTTFIALKRGVPTVDFALSLVYGLIVMYDAQGIRRQTGELTLKVNSLGELVDKIHKDETVKFEEEGPKKLKEMLGHQPAEVLGGALLGVLTGTLGYLLTKKK is encoded by the coding sequence ATGAATAAGGGAGTTTATATCGCTCTTTTAAGTATAGGGCTGGCACAGGGCCTGAAAATCCCCATCCATTATGTGAAAAAGGGAGAACTTCGTCCGGATTTATTTTTCCAGACAGGGGGCATGCCGAGTTCCCATTCAGCAGGTGTTTCGTCTTTAACTACTTTTATTGCTTTAAAGCGCGGAGTGCCTACGGTCGACTTTGCTTTGTCGCTGGTTTATGGCCTGATCGTTATGTATGATGCCCAGGGAATCAGGCGCCAGACCGGTGAGCTAACCTTAAAGGTAAACAGTCTGGGTGAGCTGGTTGATAAAATTCACAAAGATGAAACTGTAAAGTTTGAGGAGGAAGGTCCAAAGAAACTGAAGGAAATGCTCGGCCACCAGCCTGCTGAAGTATTGGGCGGAGCTCTCCTCGGTGTATTAACCGGAACACTTGGCTACCTTCTAACTAAGAAGAAATAA
- the sspL gene encoding small, acid-soluble spore protein L: protein MSKNGHTNRGKKAPGVNPQGYGQDAEFSEEPKSKLENAAKKKNTK from the coding sequence ATGAGCAAAAATGGACATACAAACAGAGGAAAAAAAGCACCTGGCGTAAACCCTCAAGGATACGGGCAGGATGCTGAATTTTCAGAAGAGCCTAAAAGCAAACTGGAGAATGCAGCGAAGAAGAAGAATACTAAATAA
- a CDS encoding 5'-3' exonuclease has product MNEKKPSLLLVDGMALLFRAYFATAMSGQFMINSKGMPTNGVYGFVKHFLTAVSSFNPTHVAVCWDMGSKTFRTEMFDAYKANRPEAPIELVPQFDLVKEVVEAFDVPNIGLEGYEADDCIGTIARKASEEAEVLILTGDQDILQLLDDNISVILLQKGYGNYLVHTTETFYEEKGITPKQMIDLKAFMGDTSDNYPGVKGIGEKTALKLLQQFEHIEGVLENLEQLTKGQRTKIEQDLEMLHLSRQLAEIKCDVPVECPLDLAQFTMNREKVIEKFTEIEFRGLHRFLDFKKEYA; this is encoded by the coding sequence ATGAACGAGAAGAAACCTTCACTGCTGCTTGTTGATGGAATGGCTCTGCTGTTCAGGGCATATTTTGCAACAGCAATGTCCGGTCAATTTATGATAAATTCAAAAGGAATGCCTACAAATGGAGTTTACGGCTTTGTTAAACACTTTTTAACGGCTGTTTCTTCCTTTAATCCGACTCATGTGGCCGTATGCTGGGATATGGGAAGTAAAACCTTCCGCACGGAAATGTTTGATGCCTATAAAGCAAACCGTCCTGAAGCTCCGATTGAACTTGTACCTCAATTCGATCTAGTAAAAGAAGTCGTGGAAGCTTTTGACGTGCCTAATATTGGCCTTGAAGGATATGAAGCTGATGACTGCATTGGTACCATTGCAAGAAAAGCTAGCGAGGAAGCGGAAGTCCTGATCCTTACTGGCGACCAGGATATCCTGCAGCTTCTGGATGACAATATTTCTGTCATTCTGCTGCAAAAAGGCTACGGGAATTATCTTGTGCATACAACGGAAACCTTTTATGAAGAAAAGGGAATAACACCTAAGCAGATGATTGACTTGAAAGCCTTCATGGGGGATACAAGTGATAATTATCCGGGAGTAAAAGGGATTGGCGAAAAAACAGCGCTGAAGCTGCTGCAGCAATTTGAGCATATTGAAGGGGTGCTGGAAAACCTGGAACAGCTTACAAAAGGACAGCGTACCAAGATCGAACAGGATCTTGAAATGCTGCACTTGAGCAGACAGCTCGCCGAAATAAAATGCGATGTACCAGTTGAATGCCCTCTCGACCTGGCGCAATTCACAATGAACCGGGAAAAGGTCATTGAGAAATTCACTGAAATTGAATTCCGCGGCCTTCACAGATTTCTTGATTTTAAAAAGGAATATGCATAA
- a CDS encoding sulfurtransferase has product MKYLVEKEWVLTKLDDPNIRIADCRFKLGSPEEGRSLYNLSHIPNAVYFDLEKDLSGPVREHGGRHPLPDPSQFREELEKAGISRDTTVIAYDGGEGAFAARFWWLLMYLGHEKVYVLNGGYKEWAESDYPLNNKVQSFGTADFIIDLQPDILASYEEVKSFTVNQDIAVIIDSREEKRYLGLEEPIDKKAGHIPGAINRVWLETYKNGRFKEAEEQGNRFADIDKNKPIIVYCGSGVTAAPNFLALKEAGYKHVKLYAGSFSDWISYDGNKIETVEK; this is encoded by the coding sequence ATGAAGTATCTAGTAGAAAAGGAATGGGTTTTAACCAAACTGGATGATCCCAATATCCGAATTGCCGACTGCCGCTTTAAACTTGGGTCGCCTGAAGAAGGGCGCAGCTTATATAATCTCAGCCATATTCCCAATGCAGTGTATTTTGATTTAGAGAAGGATCTGTCAGGCCCTGTGAGAGAACATGGGGGCAGGCACCCGCTTCCAGATCCCTCTCAATTTAGAGAAGAACTTGAGAAAGCTGGAATCAGCAGGGATACCACAGTAATTGCCTATGATGGAGGAGAAGGGGCTTTTGCTGCAAGATTCTGGTGGCTGCTCATGTATTTGGGACATGAAAAAGTTTATGTATTGAACGGCGGATATAAAGAATGGGCTGAAAGCGACTATCCTTTGAATAATAAGGTTCAAAGCTTTGGGACAGCTGACTTTATAATCGATCTGCAGCCTGATATACTTGCCTCATACGAAGAAGTTAAAAGCTTTACCGTTAATCAGGATATTGCTGTAATAATCGATTCTAGAGAGGAAAAGAGATACCTGGGGCTGGAGGAGCCAATAGATAAAAAAGCGGGCCATATTCCAGGAGCAATAAATAGAGTTTGGCTTGAAACCTATAAGAATGGGAGATTTAAAGAAGCTGAGGAACAGGGAAATAGATTTGCAGACATTGATAAAAATAAACCTATAATTGTTTATTGCGGCTCTGGCGTGACGGCGGCACCTAACTTTCTTGCTTTAAAGGAAGCTGGCTATAAACATGTTAAATTATATGCTGGAAGCTTCAGTGACTGGATCTCTTATGACGGCAATAAAATAGAAACTGTCGAAAAATAG
- a CDS encoding nucleotidyltransferase domain-containing protein — protein MEKWLSDAEEKYNIDILFACEAGSRAWGTDDAESDYDIRFIFKHKDLKAYLSLERAKEVIDADTPYDAHGWDIFKAFDLMHKSNPSIFEWAYSPIIYRDKDGFSNRLRSIAEKEFSRYKLFQHYTQLFSRNLGEAAKKEEFTIKKQKLLIQAARACLISRQLLQQSNLNGDFLYTGLFCLKEEDEITRFYQALAHAKQRGGLIQEHLANQIAETLESEREVLYIAGESMPKEKGKISGLNEWLWELLKV, from the coding sequence ATGGAAAAATGGCTTTCCGATGCTGAAGAAAAATACAATATTGACATCCTTTTTGCATGTGAAGCAGGAAGCAGGGCCTGGGGGACAGATGATGCGGAATCGGATTATGATATCCGCTTCATCTTTAAACATAAGGATCTGAAAGCATATCTTTCCCTTGAACGTGCAAAAGAGGTTATTGATGCAGATACCCCTTATGATGCGCACGGCTGGGATATTTTTAAAGCATTTGACCTTATGCACAAATCCAATCCAAGTATATTCGAATGGGCATACTCACCCATCATCTACAGGGATAAGGATGGCTTTTCAAATAGGCTAAGGAGTATCGCGGAAAAAGAGTTTTCACGATATAAGTTATTCCAGCATTACACCCAGCTCTTTTCCCGCAATCTAGGTGAAGCGGCTAAAAAAGAGGAATTTACAATTAAGAAACAGAAGCTGCTAATTCAGGCGGCAAGAGCCTGCCTCATTTCAAGGCAGCTGCTTCAGCAAAGTAATTTAAACGGAGACTTTTTGTATACAGGTCTCTTTTGTTTAAAGGAAGAGGATGAGATTACCCGCTTTTATCAGGCCCTGGCCCATGCAAAACAACGTGGGGGTCTTATTCAGGAGCATTTAGCAAATCAAATAGCTGAGACACTCGAGTCAGAAAGGGAAGTACTCTATATAGCCGGTGAATCAATGCCTAAAGAAAAAGGCAAAATATCCGGACTGAATGAATGGCTTTGGGAACTGCTGAAAGTTTAA
- a CDS encoding dynamin family protein, with translation MADTILQPGLQQTELMNRITAIYTFAQRNGDSQTAKRAKDLLIKLRDQEFAIAFCGHFSAGKSSMINKLAGEDLLPSSPIPTSANLVKVKSGEEDYAKVIFKEGKPRLYPAPYDYGQVKSYCKDGDSIHSIEISHSATSLPKKAVIMDTPGIDSTDDAHRIATESALHLADLIFYVMDYNHVQSELNFLFTKELTAAGKEVYLVINQIDKHRDEELSFEQFKESVKESFASWGVKPARIFYTTLKDENHQANDFKALQNFINSSIDNREELLPQSVFNSLKKLTEDHLAFLGDAHAAEKDKWEEKLAELDQDERDQLGNRLQDLEYQLNKLKSSIHEADIELTGKIDEILKNAYLMPFQTRELAESYLESCQPSFKIGLFFSKQKTEQERSVRLDRFYQDFSEKVKSQLEWHIKELFLQQFKQHNIHDSDILAQVQSFKLSFESAVLAETVKSGAMVSGDYVLQYTNDTAEAVKRIAKKNAAFLKNALLEALEKNNSQDQTVLVNEIRKLTAYAEALSAIKALNEKVIKASAEMKVYLTGDLAHDEFQEQAKMLAAEDVDEAEVVFLHEDKIEEKVHNRPEKSAEEEQTGETVPAVSVQPVLEKLQFTANAVKDIPGFRKLAADLADKASRLESKEFTVALFGAFSAGKSSFANALIGNKLLPVSPNPTTAAINKIKPVTAENEHGTVLVKVKDSQTLLNDINHSLKVFDYSAGNFGDAAAAIKKITGENQDFDANEKTHFAFLNAFMRGFNFFTDQLGKVIKADLEEFRDYVANEEKSCFVETIEVYFDCELTRQGITLVDTPGADSINARHTGVAFEYIKNSDAILFVTYYNHAFSKADREFLIQLGRVKDTFSLDKMFFIVNAIDLANNEEEKDSVLEYVEEQLVQYGIRRPHLSGISSLQALAEKLDSSKEEVSNISSFEKSFYSFINQDLLNISISSAETEWRRLLAQLRSYISSSQENKEVRFEKLKQLEEEHQTVAEIIRGQKSELLSQRLEQETDELVFYIKQRVFLRYFDFVKEAFNPSVLKDDGRNLKKMLKIALDEFLASFGFDFAQELRATTLRLESYISKLIGQQQETISKKAANVNSDLSFSSYETLKMESIEFDSAFSNEDPNQFKKALSYFKNPKSFFEKNERKQLADELEKNLQEPADRYLQAESTRLKFHYSSLLTAEFERLLNSLIEQNNEYYEGITAALKDDFPIEELKEIERNIAQYE, from the coding sequence ATGGCTGACACGATTTTGCAACCAGGATTGCAGCAAACTGAATTAATGAACAGAATAACTGCTATATATACATTCGCCCAGAGAAATGGGGATAGCCAGACAGCTAAAAGAGCTAAAGATCTCTTAATTAAGCTAAGAGACCAGGAATTTGCCATCGCTTTTTGCGGACATTTTTCAGCTGGGAAATCGAGCATGATTAACAAGCTTGCAGGAGAGGACCTTCTTCCATCCTCGCCGATTCCAACCAGTGCCAACCTGGTAAAAGTCAAATCAGGTGAGGAAGATTATGCAAAAGTTATTTTTAAGGAAGGAAAGCCAAGGCTTTATCCTGCTCCGTATGATTACGGACAGGTAAAATCCTATTGCAAGGACGGCGATTCAATTCATTCCATTGAAATAAGCCATTCTGCCACCAGTTTGCCCAAGAAGGCAGTAATTATGGATACACCTGGAATCGATTCTACAGATGATGCGCATAGAATTGCTACTGAATCTGCTCTTCATTTGGCTGACCTCATTTTTTATGTTATGGATTATAACCATGTCCAGTCGGAATTAAATTTTCTTTTTACAAAAGAACTGACGGCTGCAGGAAAAGAAGTTTATCTTGTTATCAATCAAATTGATAAACATCGGGATGAAGAGCTCAGCTTTGAACAATTTAAAGAAAGCGTAAAGGAATCATTTGCATCCTGGGGAGTAAAGCCTGCGCGGATTTTTTACACCACGTTAAAAGACGAAAATCACCAGGCAAACGATTTTAAGGCACTTCAGAACTTTATTAACAGCAGCATTGATAACCGTGAAGAGCTTTTGCCCCAATCCGTTTTTAATTCTTTAAAGAAACTAACAGAGGATCATCTGGCATTTTTAGGAGACGCCCATGCAGCTGAAAAAGATAAATGGGAAGAAAAATTGGCTGAATTAGATCAGGATGAACGGGATCAGCTCGGAAACAGGCTGCAAGATTTAGAGTATCAGTTGAATAAGCTAAAGTCTTCCATACATGAAGCAGATATTGAGTTAACCGGAAAGATAGATGAGATTTTAAAAAACGCTTATTTAATGCCTTTCCAGACGAGGGAACTGGCAGAATCTTACCTTGAGTCGTGCCAGCCTTCGTTTAAAATTGGCCTATTTTTCAGCAAACAGAAAACGGAGCAGGAAAGGTCAGTGCGGCTTGACCGCTTCTATCAGGATTTTTCCGAAAAGGTTAAGTCTCAGCTGGAGTGGCATATAAAAGAGCTGTTTTTACAGCAGTTCAAGCAGCATAATATCCATGACTCAGACATTCTGGCACAAGTTCAGAGCTTTAAGCTTTCCTTTGAATCAGCAGTTTTAGCCGAAACAGTAAAATCCGGCGCCATGGTTTCAGGAGATTATGTTCTTCAGTATACAAACGACACCGCAGAGGCTGTAAAGAGAATTGCCAAAAAGAACGCAGCTTTCTTGAAAAATGCACTTCTGGAAGCGCTTGAAAAAAATAACAGTCAGGATCAAACTGTACTGGTCAATGAAATTCGCAAGCTTACTGCCTATGCTGAAGCCCTTAGTGCAATTAAAGCTCTCAATGAAAAAGTAATTAAGGCATCTGCCGAGATGAAAGTCTATCTGACAGGTGACTTAGCTCATGATGAGTTTCAAGAGCAAGCCAAAATGCTTGCAGCAGAAGATGTCGATGAAGCTGAAGTTGTTTTCCTGCATGAAGATAAAATTGAGGAAAAGGTGCACAATAGACCTGAAAAATCTGCTGAAGAAGAGCAGACAGGGGAAACTGTTCCTGCGGTTTCCGTTCAGCCTGTTCTTGAAAAGCTTCAATTCACCGCTAATGCAGTAAAAGATATCCCAGGTTTCAGAAAGCTTGCAGCTGATTTGGCAGATAAAGCATCAAGGCTTGAGAGCAAAGAATTCACAGTTGCCCTTTTTGGTGCATTTAGTGCAGGGAAGTCCTCCTTTGCCAACGCTTTAATCGGGAATAAACTGCTTCCTGTTTCACCAAATCCCACGACAGCCGCAATCAACAAAATTAAGCCTGTTACGGCAGAAAATGAGCATGGAACCGTTCTTGTAAAAGTAAAGGATTCACAGACTCTCTTAAATGATATCAATCATTCATTGAAGGTCTTTGATTATTCTGCAGGAAACTTCGGCGATGCTGCTGCAGCGATTAAGAAGATCACTGGGGAAAACCAGGATTTCGATGCGAATGAAAAGACACACTTTGCATTTCTTAATGCGTTTATGAGAGGTTTTAATTTCTTCACAGATCAGCTTGGGAAAGTCATAAAAGCTGATTTGGAAGAGTTTCGGGACTATGTTGCCAATGAGGAAAAATCATGCTTCGTTGAGACTATAGAGGTTTACTTTGATTGTGAACTGACAAGGCAGGGAATTACCCTGGTTGACACACCTGGGGCAGATTCGATTAATGCGAGGCATACCGGGGTCGCATTTGAATATATAAAAAACTCGGATGCAATCCTTTTTGTAACTTATTATAATCATGCCTTTTCGAAAGCCGATAGAGAGTTTCTTATTCAGCTTGGAAGGGTCAAGGACACCTTCTCCCTTGATAAAATGTTCTTTATCGTCAATGCAATCGACCTTGCCAATAATGAAGAAGAAAAGGATTCGGTACTAGAATACGTTGAAGAGCAGCTGGTGCAATACGGAATCCGCCGGCCCCATCTGTCTGGCATTTCAAGCCTTCAAGCTCTGGCAGAGAAGCTGGATAGCAGCAAAGAGGAAGTTTCCAATATCAGCTCATTTGAAAAGAGCTTTTACTCCTTTATTAATCAAGACCTGCTGAATATTTCCATATCATCAGCAGAAACAGAGTGGAGGCGCCTATTAGCCCAGCTGAGGTCTTACATTTCTTCCTCACAGGAAAATAAAGAAGTCAGGTTTGAAAAGCTGAAACAGCTTGAGGAAGAGCATCAAACGGTTGCTGAGATTATCCGTGGACAAAAATCCGAACTGCTGTCCCAAAGGCTTGAACAGGAAACGGATGAGCTTGTATTTTACATCAAGCAAAGAGTATTTCTGCGTTACTTTGACTTTGTTAAGGAGGCTTTCAACCCTTCAGTCCTGAAGGATGATGGCCGGAACTTAAAGAAAATGCTTAAAATCGCACTTGACGAATTCCTTGCAAGCTTTGGATTTGATTTTGCCCAGGAGCTTCGCGCAACAACATTAAGGCTTGAATCCTATATATCCAAGCTGATCGGCCAGCAGCAGGAGACTATTTCGAAAAAAGCCGCCAATGTGAACAGTGATTTGTCTTTTAGCTCTTATGAGACATTAAAAATGGAAAGTATTGAATTTGATTCAGCATTTTCCAATGAAGACCCTAATCAATTTAAAAAAGCTCTATCCTACTTTAAAAATCCAAAATCGTTTTTTGAAAAGAATGAACGCAAGCAGTTAGCGGATGAACTGGAGAAGAACCTGCAGGAACCTGCAGACCGCTACCTGCAAGCTGAAAGCACCAGACTAAAATTCCATTACAGCAGCCTGCTGACGGCTGAATTTGAGCGGCTGCTCAATTCGCTGATTGAACAGAACAATGAATATTATGAAGGAATTACGGCTGCTTTAAAAGATGATTTCCCAATTGAAGAGCTGAAAGAAATTGAGAGGAACATTGCACAGTACGAATAA
- a CDS encoding isoprenylcysteine carboxyl methyltransferase family protein has translation MLFKIFVAAIILQRAAELAVARNNEKWMKGRGALEFGQRHYPWIVAVHASFFICYLLEVTIVEKDLSPFWPILLILFFLTQAGRIWALFSLGKYWNTKIIVMPGAKVVKRGPYRFIKHPNYVIVAAEFLVIPLMFQAYVTAAVFTLLNIMVLSFRIPAEEKALKELTEYEEAFLRLRPGLKRDIKKV, from the coding sequence ATGCTGTTCAAAATATTTGTTGCTGCCATCATTTTGCAGAGGGCAGCAGAGCTTGCTGTAGCCCGAAATAATGAAAAGTGGATGAAAGGCCGGGGCGCACTGGAATTTGGCCAGCGGCACTATCCCTGGATCGTTGCGGTTCACGCTTCCTTTTTTATTTGCTATCTGCTTGAAGTAACCATCGTTGAAAAAGACCTGTCCCCTTTTTGGCCTATTCTTCTTATTCTTTTCTTTCTTACCCAGGCGGGAAGAATATGGGCACTATTCTCTTTAGGGAAATACTGGAATACTAAAATCATTGTCATGCCGGGGGCCAAGGTTGTCAAAAGGGGGCCATACCGCTTTATAAAGCATCCAAATTATGTAATTGTAGCTGCTGAATTTCTCGTGATACCTTTAATGTTTCAGGCTTATGTCACAGCGGCTGTATTTACCCTGCTAAACATAATGGTACTTTCGTTCAGGATACCAGCCGAAGAAAAAGCACTGAAAGAATTGACAGAATACGAAGAAGCTTTTTTACGATTAAGACCTGGCCTGAAAAGAGATATTAAAAAAGTTTGA